In Candidatus Sulfotelmatobacter sp., a genomic segment contains:
- a CDS encoding FkbM family methyltransferase: MPLIDQMKSLLDRKGLRFALTPVVNHLARSQNKGVHKVFHDSGVWIHGTTAGYFVYHQPYVRLDMTHLDQVARANFFWGYRPQPGDVVIDVGAGVGEEALTFSRAVGAHGKVICIEAHPRTYRCLEKLVHYNGLKNVIPIRVAVTERSSGTALIDNSTAYLTNGLSSTKGIPVPATTIDAIHAKLNLGRIQFLKMNIEGAERFAIRGMTETLRHTEILCISCHDFLAQQTGDDALRTKDSVKQFFQDNGFRIDERQDPHLPPYLRDQVWAYNQRVMKMKRPAS; the protein is encoded by the coding sequence ATGCCACTCATAGACCAGATGAAATCGCTGCTTGACCGCAAAGGCCTCCGCTTCGCCCTCACGCCCGTAGTGAATCATCTCGCGCGCTCCCAAAACAAAGGTGTCCACAAAGTCTTCCACGATTCCGGCGTCTGGATCCACGGCACCACCGCCGGCTACTTCGTCTATCACCAACCCTACGTCCGCCTCGACATGACACACTTGGACCAAGTGGCGCGAGCCAATTTTTTCTGGGGCTATCGTCCCCAACCCGGAGACGTGGTGATCGACGTCGGCGCCGGTGTCGGCGAAGAGGCGCTAACTTTTTCCCGCGCCGTCGGCGCGCACGGCAAAGTCATCTGCATCGAAGCCCACCCTCGCACTTACCGCTGCCTGGAAAAGTTGGTCCATTACAACGGCCTCAAGAACGTGATCCCCATTCGTGTGGCCGTCACTGAACGGAGTTCCGGCACCGCCCTGATCGACAACTCCACCGCTTACTTGACCAACGGTCTGAGTTCTACGAAAGGAATTCCGGTCCCAGCCACGACCATCGATGCCATTCACGCGAAGCTCAACCTCGGGCGCATTCAATTCCTTAAAATGAATATCGAAGGAGCCGAGCGCTTCGCCATCCGCGGCATGACCGAGACCCTCCGCCACACCGAAATCCTCTGCATCTCGTGCCACGATTTCCTCGCCCAACAGACCGGCGATGACGCTCTAAGAACGAAGGACTCAGTGAAACAATTCTTCCAGGACAACGGATTCCGCATCGACGAGCGCCAAGATCCCCACCTCCCGCCCTATCTCCGCGATCAGGTCTGGGCCTACAACCAACGCGTCATGAAGATGAAACGGCCAGCCAGCTAG